From a region of the Nonlabens sp. Hel1_33_55 genome:
- a CDS encoding SDR family oxidoreductase, with amino-acid sequence MKILITGVAGFIGSNLAEYFLQKGEQVVGLDNFATGHAHNIEPLKKMESFSFIEGDIRNLDTCHQAVKGCDYVLHQAALGSVPRSIKDPITSNDVNVGGFLNMLVACKEAGVKKMVYAASSSTYGDSAALPKVEDVIGKPLSPYAITKYVNELYADVFYKTYGLNTVGLRYFNVFGRKQDPNGAYAAVIPLFTKNLMNKQSPNINGDGTYSRDFTYIDNVIQANEKAMLSEHPDAENTVFNVAYGDRTDLNLLVDLLRNSLSKYDAAIADVATTYGPERIGDIPHSLASIDKARSIIGYDPQYNIQTGIDEAVKWYWNNL; translated from the coding sequence TTGAAGATATTAATAACTGGTGTCGCCGGATTTATAGGGAGCAACCTTGCAGAGTACTTTTTACAAAAAGGCGAGCAAGTCGTTGGTCTAGATAACTTTGCGACCGGGCATGCTCACAATATTGAGCCTTTGAAGAAAATGGAGTCTTTTTCTTTTATAGAAGGAGATATTCGAAATCTGGATACCTGTCATCAAGCCGTCAAGGGTTGCGATTATGTATTGCATCAAGCTGCATTAGGGAGTGTTCCTAGATCTATTAAGGATCCGATTACTTCTAATGATGTGAATGTGGGCGGATTTTTAAATATGCTGGTCGCATGTAAAGAAGCTGGTGTTAAGAAAATGGTCTATGCTGCCAGTAGTTCTACTTATGGTGACTCTGCTGCGTTGCCCAAAGTGGAAGATGTTATCGGGAAGCCGTTATCTCCTTATGCAATTACCAAATATGTGAATGAACTGTATGCTGATGTTTTTTATAAAACCTACGGCTTAAATACGGTAGGACTCCGATACTTTAATGTTTTTGGCCGCAAGCAAGATCCTAACGGAGCCTATGCTGCTGTGATCCCTTTGTTTACGAAGAATCTAATGAATAAACAATCGCCCAATATCAATGGTGACGGTACGTATTCGCGAGACTTCACTTATATCGATAACGTGATTCAAGCTAACGAGAAAGCGATGTTGTCAGAGCATCCTGATGCTGAAAATACCGTTTTTAATGTGGCCTATGGAGATCGAACCGATCTGAATTTGTTGGTAGATTTACTACGAAACAGCCTTTCCAAATACGATGCAGCTATTGCAGATGTAGCCACTACTTATGGACCCGAACGAATTGGTGATATTCCACATTCCTTGGCTTCCATTGATAAGGCTCGTTCTATCATTGGCTATGATCCCCAATATAATATACAGACAGGTATCGATGAAGCTGTAAAATGGTACTGGAATAATTTATAA
- a CDS encoding nucleotide sugar dehydrogenase, whose translation MQRKIAVVGLGYVGLPLARLFATKFPVVGFDINEARVTELNTGHDSTLEVEDDILKKALKPTNDDDNGLFCTSQLEHISDCNYYVVTVPTPVDKNNRPVLTPLYKSSESVGSVLKKGDIVIYESTVYPGVTEEECVPVLERVSGLIFNKDFFVGYSPERINPGDKEHTVDKILKVTSGSTPEVGIKVDALYKEVITAGTHLAPTIKVAEAAKVIENSQRDINIAFVNELAKIFNKLDINTHDVLEAAGTKWNFLPFKPGLVGGHCIGVDPYYLAQKAQEVGYHPEIILAGRRMNDSMGSYVASEVVKLMLSKNIAVKGSKALVLGITFKEDCPDVRNTKVIDVVSNLKEFGIDVTIFDPLANPDEVEHEYGVRNIKKLGTETYDAIVLAVAHKEFLRLDFSASSKETAVLYDVKGVLGDRADKKL comes from the coding sequence ATGCAAAGAAAAATCGCCGTCGTTGGATTAGGATACGTAGGACTGCCATTAGCTAGATTGTTTGCTACAAAATTCCCAGTTGTGGGTTTTGATATCAATGAAGCCCGAGTTACTGAATTGAATACAGGTCATGATAGTACGCTGGAAGTAGAAGATGACATTCTTAAAAAAGCCTTGAAGCCTACTAATGACGATGACAATGGGTTGTTTTGTACTTCACAGTTAGAACATATTTCTGATTGTAATTACTATGTCGTTACTGTTCCTACACCCGTAGATAAGAACAATAGACCAGTCCTTACCCCTTTGTACAAATCTAGTGAAAGTGTGGGGTCTGTCTTGAAAAAAGGAGATATTGTCATTTATGAATCTACAGTATATCCTGGGGTGACTGAGGAGGAATGTGTGCCGGTTTTGGAGCGCGTGAGCGGTTTGATTTTCAACAAAGACTTCTTTGTAGGATACTCACCAGAGCGTATTAATCCAGGAGATAAGGAACATACGGTAGATAAAATTTTAAAGGTGACCTCTGGTTCCACACCAGAAGTCGGAATCAAGGTAGATGCTTTATATAAAGAAGTCATTACTGCTGGGACTCATTTGGCGCCTACAATAAAAGTAGCCGAAGCGGCTAAGGTGATTGAAAATTCACAACGCGATATCAATATTGCGTTTGTCAATGAGTTGGCGAAGATCTTTAATAAACTGGATATCAATACGCATGATGTTCTCGAAGCTGCCGGGACTAAATGGAATTTTCTTCCCTTTAAGCCAGGCTTGGTAGGTGGGCACTGTATAGGTGTTGATCCTTATTATTTGGCACAAAAGGCTCAAGAAGTAGGGTATCATCCCGAGATTATTCTAGCAGGAAGACGTATGAATGACAGTATGGGTAGCTATGTGGCTAGTGAAGTCGTTAAATTGATGCTTTCCAAAAATATTGCCGTTAAAGGATCTAAGGCGCTCGTACTCGGTATAACGTTCAAGGAGGACTGTCCTGATGTCAGAAATACCAAGGTAATTGATGTCGTATCCAATCTAAAGGAATTTGGTATCGATGTGACGATCTTTGACCCGCTAGCTAATCCAGACGAGGTAGAGCACGAATATGGAGTGCGTAACATCAAAAAATTAGGAACTGAAACCTATGATGCTATTGTATTAGCGGTAGCCCATAAAGAATTTCTAAGGCTTGACTTTAGTGCTAGTTCTAAGGAGACCGCTGTGTTGTACGATGTCAAGGGTGTTTTAGGAGATCGAGCCGATAAGAAATTATAA
- the rfbB gene encoding dTDP-glucose 4,6-dehydratase, whose product MKKILITGGAGFIGSHVVRRFVSQYPDTAIVNLDALTYAGNLNNITDIEDASNYTFVKGDITNSDFIHKLFQEHRFDGVIHLAAESHVDRSITDPVSFVMTNVVGTVNLLNAFKELWKGDFTNKRFYHVSTDEVYGSLGETGLFTESTSYDPNSPYSASKASSDHFVRAYGETYGMPYVISNCSNNYGPHHFPEKLIPLFINNIIHHKPLPVYGDGNYTRDWLYVIDHAIAIDLAFHQGENTATYNIGGFNEWKNIDLVKLLCQIMDEKLGRDTGASEQLITYVTDRPGHDLRYAIDASKINSELGWKPTVTFEQGLEKTIDWYLHNEEWLAQVTSGAYQDYYNQQYK is encoded by the coding sequence ATGAAAAAGATTTTAATTACCGGAGGAGCTGGTTTTATAGGATCCCATGTGGTAAGACGATTTGTTAGCCAATATCCAGATACGGCGATTGTCAATTTAGATGCATTAACCTACGCGGGTAATTTGAACAATATTACCGATATTGAGGATGCATCTAATTATACTTTTGTAAAGGGTGATATTACCAACTCTGACTTTATCCATAAGCTATTTCAAGAACATAGGTTCGATGGCGTGATACATCTAGCGGCTGAATCTCATGTGGACCGATCTATAACCGATCCCGTAAGCTTTGTAATGACTAATGTGGTAGGAACTGTTAATTTGCTTAACGCGTTCAAGGAATTGTGGAAAGGTGATTTTACCAATAAGCGCTTTTACCATGTAAGCACAGATGAGGTATATGGATCGCTAGGAGAAACTGGTTTGTTTACCGAATCCACCTCTTACGACCCCAATTCGCCATACTCCGCTTCTAAAGCAAGCTCTGATCATTTTGTACGTGCCTATGGAGAAACATATGGAATGCCCTATGTGATTTCCAATTGTTCCAACAATTATGGTCCACATCATTTTCCAGAGAAGTTGATCCCCTTATTTATCAATAATATTATTCATCATAAGCCCTTACCAGTATATGGTGATGGTAATTATACACGTGATTGGTTGTATGTGATCGATCATGCCATCGCTATTGATCTCGCTTTCCATCAAGGGGAAAACACCGCTACCTATAACATAGGTGGTTTTAACGAGTGGAAAAATATAGATCTGGTGAAGTTACTTTGCCAAATTATGGATGAAAAACTAGGCAGAGATACTGGTGCCTCTGAACAACTTATCACTTATGTAACCGATAGGCCCGGTCATGATTTGAGGTACGCCATAGATGCTTCTAAAATTAATAGTGAATTGGGTTGGAAGCCTACAGTAACCTTTGAACAGGGATTAGAAAAAACTATAGACTGGTATTTACATAATGAAGAATGGTTGGCACAGGTAACTAGTGGAGCCTATCAAGATTATTACAACCAACAATACAAATAA
- the rfbC gene encoding dTDP-4-dehydrorhamnose 3,5-epimerase, whose product MNLKHTEIEGCFLLEPNIIKDERGFFMESFNQQKFEALTGVKMAFVQDNMSHSTYGVIRGMHAQAGEHAQAKLVSVLQGEVLDVAVDIRKESATYGKVVTALLNDVNRHQLFVPRGCLHGFAVLSKQATFFYKCDNFYNKASEIGVKYDDSSLHIDWKIPADQHIISSKDADLPILKDLKL is encoded by the coding sequence ATGAACTTAAAACACACAGAGATAGAGGGTTGTTTTCTTTTAGAACCAAACATCATCAAAGATGAGCGCGGTTTTTTTATGGAGAGTTTTAATCAGCAAAAATTTGAAGCCCTTACGGGTGTAAAGATGGCTTTTGTACAAGATAATATGTCGCATTCTACCTATGGAGTTATTCGTGGAATGCATGCGCAAGCTGGAGAACATGCCCAAGCAAAACTAGTAAGTGTCTTGCAAGGCGAGGTCTTGGATGTAGCTGTTGATATCAGAAAAGAATCGGCCACCTACGGAAAGGTCGTTACTGCATTATTAAATGATGTCAATAGGCATCAACTCTTTGTTCCCAGAGGCTGTTTACATGGTTTTGCGGTATTGAGTAAACAAGCTACATTTTTCTATAAATGCGATAACTTTTATAATAAAGCATCAGAAATTGGTGTCAAATATGACGATTCATCGCTTCATATAGATTGGAAAATCCCAGCGGATCAGCATATCATTTCAAGCAAAGATGCAGATCTTCCAATTTTAAAGGATTTGAAACTATGA
- the rfbD gene encoding dTDP-4-dehydrorhamnose reductase has translation MSMVLVFGGNGQLGQCLQEVVKDQGSNGLNYKFLSTAEGDITNDKKLTLLFQENQPSYIINCAAYTAVDIAEDEGEKAKNINTIGAGNLAKLCGQYGTTLIHISTDFVFDGSQSFPLKETDATNPLGIYGVTKLAGEQSIAENCDRYFIIRTSWLYSTYGKNFLKTMLRLAQNRNTISVVSDQIGTPTYAMDLAGFILHLIDNNANQYGVYHFSNQGVASWYDFASEILKNTKTIAVVPVNSDAYPTRAIRPAFSVLDKNKIKNTFSYNIPYWRDSVEKCLLKLNASL, from the coding sequence ATGAGCATGGTTTTAGTCTTTGGCGGCAATGGTCAGTTGGGTCAATGCCTGCAAGAGGTGGTCAAGGATCAAGGATCTAATGGATTGAACTATAAATTTCTTTCGACAGCTGAAGGAGATATTACTAATGATAAAAAGCTGACACTTCTATTTCAGGAGAACCAACCATCTTATATTATCAATTGTGCTGCCTATACCGCAGTAGACATTGCAGAGGATGAAGGGGAAAAGGCAAAAAACATTAACACGATCGGTGCGGGAAATCTAGCAAAGTTATGCGGTCAATATGGAACAACACTCATACACATCTCAACAGATTTTGTTTTCGATGGTTCACAATCTTTTCCTCTTAAAGAAACCGATGCTACAAATCCATTAGGGATTTATGGAGTAACCAAACTAGCGGGCGAGCAATCGATTGCTGAAAATTGTGACAGGTATTTTATTATTAGAACGAGCTGGTTATACAGCACCTATGGTAAAAATTTTTTGAAAACCATGCTTCGACTAGCTCAGAATCGAAATACTATTTCAGTAGTTTCTGACCAGATCGGTACGCCAACTTATGCCATGGATCTTGCAGGATTCATCCTTCATCTCATTGACAACAACGCTAATCAATATGGTGTTTACCATTTCAGCAATCAAGGTGTGGCTTCATGGTATGATTTTGCAAGCGAAATTTTAAAGAACACAAAAACTATCGCAGTAGTGCCGGTAAATAGCGATGCATATCCTACTAGGGCTATCAGGCCTGCATTTTCTGTTCTGGATAAAAATAAAATAAAGAACACCTTTTCCTACAATATTCCTTACTGGAGAGATAGTGTGGAAAAGTGTTTGTTAAAATTAAATGCTTCACTATGA
- the rfbA gene encoding glucose-1-phosphate thymidylyltransferase RfbA — protein MKGIVLAGGSGTRLHPLTSVLSKQLLPVYDKPMIYYPLSTLMSAGINEILIISTPKDLPIFKELLGDGSKYGCHYEYAVQENPNGLAEAFIIGKDFIGKDKVALILGDNIFYGTGLNDLLKSNNDPDGGIIYAYHVHDPERYGVVDFDKDGKVISIEEKPKAPRSNYAVPGIYFYDNSVVKIAENIEPSARGELEITDVNREYLKRGNLKVSILDRGTAWLDTGTFKSLMQASQFVEVIEERQGLKIGSIEATAFEMGYIDKEQLEKLITPLFKSGYGNALKDKLNDSI, from the coding sequence ATGAAAGGAATAGTTCTCGCCGGTGGATCCGGTACTCGATTGCATCCATTGACATCAGTTTTGTCTAAACAATTGCTGCCCGTGTATGATAAACCCATGATCTATTATCCGTTATCCACGCTCATGAGCGCGGGAATCAATGAGATATTGATTATTTCAACTCCCAAGGATCTTCCCATTTTCAAGGAATTACTGGGCGATGGTAGTAAATACGGTTGTCATTATGAATATGCTGTGCAAGAGAATCCCAATGGACTTGCTGAGGCTTTTATTATAGGGAAGGATTTTATAGGTAAAGATAAGGTCGCGCTCATATTGGGCGACAACATTTTTTACGGCACTGGTCTCAATGATTTATTAAAAAGCAATAATGATCCTGATGGAGGCATTATCTATGCCTATCATGTCCATGACCCAGAACGGTATGGTGTGGTAGATTTTGATAAAGATGGCAAGGTCATCTCCATTGAAGAAAAACCCAAGGCGCCTAGGTCAAACTATGCCGTTCCTGGGATCTACTTTTATGATAATTCTGTTGTAAAAATCGCAGAAAACATAGAGCCTTCTGCCCGTGGAGAGTTGGAAATAACTGATGTCAATAGAGAATATCTCAAAAGGGGGAATCTTAAGGTAAGTATACTTGATAGAGGTACTGCATGGCTTGATACCGGTACTTTTAAATCACTTATGCAAGCCTCTCAATTTGTAGAGGTAATTGAAGAGCGACAAGGTTTGAAAATAGGATCTATTGAAGCAACTGCGTTTGAAATGGGTTATATTGATAAGGAGCAATTGGAAAAACTCATCACACCATTGTTCAAAAGCGGATATGGAAACGCATTGAAGGATAAATTGAACGATTCCATTTAA
- the wecB gene encoding non-hydrolyzing UDP-N-acetylglucosamine 2-epimerase yields MIKILILFGTRPEAIKMAPLVEEFKKRKDKFDVKVCVTGQHREMLDQVLDFFDIVPDFDMDLMKPNQNLYNLTAEILTGLKPILESYRPEFVFVHGDTTTTMAGSIASFYAGAKVCHVEAGLRTFDKLSPFPEEVNRQITGRIADYHFAPTSTSKENLLKENVDESKIIVTGNTVIDALLQSVEKVSKKPTLFAEELSKELGEKRVVLITGHRRENHGAGFERICQAIKKLATVKPEVVFIYPVHLNPKVLEPVNKNLSGVENVMLIEPLAYENFIWLMNRSTVILTDSGGVQEEAPSLGKPVLVLRDTTERPEAIEAGTVILVGTDVDLIVNHTMELLENEDKLIEMSNRHNPYGDGQACRKIADFISNSR; encoded by the coding sequence ATGATAAAAATATTGATTCTTTTTGGAACGCGACCAGAAGCCATTAAAATGGCTCCGCTGGTGGAGGAATTCAAAAAGCGAAAAGATAAGTTTGATGTAAAGGTCTGCGTTACGGGTCAGCATAGGGAAATGCTGGATCAGGTGTTGGATTTTTTTGACATCGTGCCAGATTTTGACATGGATTTGATGAAGCCCAATCAAAATCTATACAATCTGACAGCCGAGATCCTGACTGGATTGAAACCGATCTTGGAGTCCTATCGACCAGAGTTTGTATTTGTTCACGGCGATACCACTACCACAATGGCTGGAAGTATAGCTTCCTTTTATGCAGGAGCAAAGGTTTGCCACGTTGAGGCTGGATTGCGCACCTTTGACAAGTTATCTCCATTCCCAGAAGAAGTTAATCGTCAGATCACAGGACGCATAGCAGATTATCATTTTGCTCCTACTTCCACCTCCAAAGAAAATCTACTCAAGGAAAATGTGGATGAAAGCAAGATCATTGTTACGGGCAACACGGTAATAGACGCATTGTTGCAAAGTGTGGAAAAGGTTTCCAAAAAGCCAACCTTATTTGCCGAGGAGCTTTCTAAAGAACTAGGCGAGAAAAGAGTGGTATTGATAACTGGCCATAGAAGGGAAAACCATGGCGCGGGATTTGAAAGAATTTGTCAGGCGATAAAAAAGCTCGCGACGGTAAAACCTGAAGTCGTTTTTATTTATCCAGTTCATCTCAACCCCAAGGTTTTAGAGCCAGTCAATAAAAATTTATCTGGTGTTGAAAATGTCATGTTGATTGAACCCCTAGCCTATGAAAATTTCATTTGGCTCATGAATAGGTCAACAGTTATTTTGACAGATAGTGGTGGCGTTCAAGAAGAAGCACCTAGCTTAGGCAAACCAGTGCTAGTTCTTCGGGACACCACTGAAAGGCCAGAAGCGATTGAGGCCGGCACGGTCATTCTTGTTGGCACTGACGTCGATTTGATCGTGAATCATACTATGGAGCTATTGGAGAATGAGGATAAGCTGATAGAGATGAGTAATCGTCATAATCCTTATGGAGATGGACAAGCTTGTAGAAAAATTGCAGATTTCATTAGTAATAGTAGATAA
- the wecC gene encoding UDP-N-acetyl-D-mannosamine dehydrogenase, which yields MNPEVVMIGLGYIGLPTAALIASNKVEVLGVDINPKVVETINKGEIHIVEPDLHTAVHKAVTDGFLKASTTPESANIYIVVVPTPFKDKNEPDISFVEAATKGIIPLLKDGDLYIIESTSPVGTTEKMRDYIFSERPELMDKLDVAYCPERVLPGNVMHELVHNDRVIGGIDQKSTERATSFYAKFVQGDLHPTNARTAEMCKLVENSSRDVQIAFANELSLICDKADINVWELIKLANRHPRVNILQPGCGVGGHCIAVDPYFIVADFPLESQIIGKAREINNYKSFWCAEKVKNAKLKYQLDYGKKPSIALMGLAFKPNIDDLRESPAKYIAQKVLQDSQDETYYIVEPNIEDHKVFKLTNYQKAVDQADIVVFLVAHDEFKNLNLSDDKMILDFCGVNNK from the coding sequence ATGAATCCAGAAGTAGTAATGATAGGTCTAGGTTATATTGGACTGCCGACGGCGGCTCTAATAGCGTCAAATAAAGTTGAAGTTCTTGGAGTAGATATCAATCCTAAGGTAGTTGAGACCATTAACAAGGGCGAGATTCATATTGTCGAACCAGACCTACATACGGCAGTTCATAAAGCAGTTACTGATGGGTTTCTAAAAGCATCAACTACTCCAGAAAGCGCCAATATTTATATTGTTGTGGTTCCGACTCCATTTAAGGATAAAAACGAGCCAGATATTTCTTTTGTTGAAGCTGCTACTAAGGGTATAATTCCTTTATTGAAAGATGGGGATCTTTATATCATTGAATCCACCTCACCGGTAGGTACCACAGAAAAGATGAGGGATTACATTTTCAGTGAGCGTCCAGAATTGATGGACAAGCTGGACGTTGCCTACTGTCCAGAACGAGTGCTGCCTGGGAACGTGATGCATGAATTGGTGCATAACGATAGGGTTATTGGTGGGATTGATCAAAAAAGCACAGAGAGAGCAACCAGTTTCTACGCGAAATTTGTACAGGGAGATCTTCATCCAACAAATGCGCGAACTGCTGAAATGTGCAAACTCGTAGAAAACTCTTCACGGGATGTTCAGATTGCGTTTGCTAATGAACTGTCACTCATCTGCGACAAAGCAGATATCAACGTATGGGAATTGATAAAACTTGCAAACAGGCATCCACGAGTGAATATTTTACAACCTGGTTGTGGAGTAGGTGGCCACTGTATAGCAGTTGACCCCTATTTTATTGTGGCAGATTTCCCTTTAGAATCCCAGATTATAGGAAAGGCCCGTGAAATAAATAACTACAAGTCTTTCTGGTGTGCAGAAAAGGTCAAGAATGCAAAATTGAAATACCAATTGGATTATGGTAAAAAGCCAAGTATTGCTTTAATGGGTCTTGCATTCAAACCCAATATTGACGACCTCAGGGAATCACCGGCAAAATATATTGCACAAAAGGTACTTCAGGATTCACAGGATGAAACCTATTACATTGTGGAGCCGAATATCGAGGATCACAAGGTTTTTAAATTGACCAATTATCAAAAGGCGGTTGATCAAGCAGATATCGTCGTATTTCTAGTGGCCCACGATGAATTCAAGAATCTCAATTTGTCTGATGATAAAATGATTCTAGATTTTTGTGGGGTAAATAATAAATAA
- a CDS encoding oligosaccharide flippase family protein → MDSVKNSNSFGQSNTAQAFWVAAGSLSSFALAMVSAAVLSRYFDKTEYGTYRQILYIYSSLLIIFSAGLPRVFAYFLPRHTIEEGKYIVKQITQVLFLAGMLFSAFLFFGSGLIAQFLNNEELEYGLRIFSPIPMLLLPTLGIEGIFSTYKKSMYIAIYNTVSRLIMLAFILVPVLYFGGTYIYAIYGWLAASVLMLFMALWFKNIPFKGIVSQSSSLTYKEIFGYSLPLVFASIWGIAIKTADEFYISRYFGADTFAEFSNGFTELPFVTMITASTSVVLMPLFSKLFKEGGKIEELITTWRSALKKSAILIYPLVIYFLVFSTDIMVFLYSDKYEVSGSYFKIKLLFNFFNIVVFAPLFLANGKTKLYAYVHMYLAIFLWASDYALILLFDSPYAIAINSIFLAVAKILIFVYLSARFIKVPVLRFFPLKTLVKLLIHGSIIIALVKLFDIYIYHVDILLLHLTITFSLFSLLLVISARFFRLNYLEIFIPFINKVIKKK, encoded by the coding sequence TTGGATTCCGTAAAAAACAGCAACTCTTTCGGTCAGAGCAATACGGCACAGGCTTTCTGGGTTGCTGCTGGTAGCTTGAGTTCCTTTGCTCTTGCCATGGTAAGTGCTGCGGTATTGTCACGATATTTTGATAAAACGGAGTATGGTACATATCGACAGATCCTTTACATATACAGTTCACTACTGATCATATTTTCTGCGGGATTGCCTCGTGTGTTTGCCTATTTTCTACCTAGGCATACAATTGAGGAAGGAAAATATATTGTCAAGCAAATTACCCAAGTTCTGTTTCTTGCAGGAATGCTGTTTTCTGCATTTCTTTTTTTTGGATCGGGATTGATTGCCCAGTTTCTTAATAATGAAGAACTGGAATATGGATTGAGGATATTCTCACCTATTCCCATGCTGCTTTTACCTACACTAGGTATTGAAGGCATTTTTTCTACCTATAAAAAAAGTATGTATATCGCCATATACAACACCGTTTCACGGTTGATTATGCTCGCCTTTATTCTGGTGCCAGTGCTTTATTTTGGAGGTACTTACATCTATGCTATTTATGGATGGCTGGCTGCATCAGTGTTGATGCTGTTTATGGCGTTGTGGTTTAAGAACATTCCATTTAAGGGTATTGTATCCCAATCAAGTTCTCTAACCTATAAGGAGATATTTGGTTATAGTCTGCCATTGGTTTTTGCAAGCATTTGGGGAATCGCGATCAAAACGGCAGATGAGTTTTATATCAGCCGCTATTTTGGTGCAGACACGTTTGCAGAGTTTTCCAATGGATTTACTGAGCTTCCTTTCGTTACCATGATTACCGCAAGTACATCGGTGGTTTTGATGCCCTTGTTTTCCAAGCTTTTCAAGGAAGGTGGGAAGATAGAAGAGCTCATAACGACGTGGCGTAGTGCATTGAAAAAGTCCGCGATTTTAATTTATCCGTTGGTCATTTATTTTTTGGTGTTTAGTACAGATATTATGGTTTTTCTCTATTCTGATAAATATGAAGTTTCGGGATCCTACTTTAAGATCAAGCTGCTCTTCAATTTTTTCAATATCGTGGTGTTTGCTCCTTTGTTTTTAGCAAATGGAAAGACAAAGCTCTATGCGTACGTTCACATGTATCTGGCGATTTTTTTATGGGCAAGTGATTACGCCTTGATTTTATTATTTGATTCTCCTTATGCAATTGCAATAAATAGTATTTTTTTGGCTGTAGCCAAAATTTTAATATTCGTATACCTTTCTGCAAGATTCATCAAGGTGCCAGTGTTAAGGTTTTTCCCATTAAAGACCTTGGTAAAGCTATTGATTCACGGAAGCATCATTATCGCATTGGTCAAGTTATTTGATATATATATATATCATGTGGATATTTTATTGCTCCATTTGACGATCACATTTTCTCTGTTCTCTTTACTTTTGGTAATCAGCGCCAGATTCTTCAGACTTAATTATCTAGAAATTTTTATTCCGTTTATAAATAAAGTAATCAAGAAGAAATGA
- a CDS encoding DegT/DnrJ/EryC1/StrS family aminotransferase, which translates to MINVTQTFFPPLEEYNSYLRRIWDNKWLTNRGKLVVELEEKLKSHLGTSSILTMTNGTLPIQIALKVLGDGGEIITTPFSYVATTSAIIWENCTPVFVDIDPEHLTIDEELIEASITSKTTAILATHVFGNPCHVEKIEEIAQKHQLKVIYDAAHCFDVVYKGKSIFEYGDVSTCSFHATKLFHCGEGGALFCRDEDLMHKLFYSHNFGHDGPVAFHGLGINAKISELQGAMGLSVLPYMTEIAAARKKVVDYYRDHLDFSKIQSMKIRKDTQWNYSYFPIIFKTEKDLLQVQSRLNEAKIFPRRYFYPSLNTIPYVNGSSMPISERIASRVLCLPLYFGLEEIDLKKICNLINLNDE; encoded by the coding sequence ATGATAAATGTTACACAAACATTTTTTCCACCTTTGGAAGAATATAATTCTTATCTCCGGAGAATATGGGACAATAAGTGGTTGACAAATCGTGGTAAATTGGTAGTGGAGTTGGAAGAAAAACTCAAATCCCATTTGGGCACTTCCTCTATTTTAACCATGACTAATGGTACGCTTCCCATACAGATTGCCTTAAAGGTGTTGGGCGATGGTGGAGAAATAATTACAACACCCTTTAGTTATGTGGCGACAACATCTGCCATTATTTGGGAAAATTGCACACCTGTTTTTGTTGATATCGATCCAGAGCATTTGACCATTGATGAAGAATTAATAGAAGCTTCAATCACATCAAAGACTACGGCAATACTAGCAACGCATGTTTTTGGCAACCCATGTCATGTAGAGAAGATAGAGGAAATAGCACAAAAACATCAACTTAAAGTAATTTACGATGCAGCGCATTGTTTTGATGTTGTTTACAAAGGCAAATCCATTTTTGAATACGGCGATGTAAGCACCTGTAGTTTTCACGCCACAAAACTTTTTCATTGTGGAGAAGGTGGAGCCTTATTCTGCAGGGATGAGGATCTTATGCATAAATTGTTTTATTCCCATAATTTTGGACACGATGGACCGGTAGCTTTTCATGGTTTGGGGATCAATGCAAAAATATCAGAACTTCAAGGAGCAATGGGTTTGTCAGTATTGCCCTACATGACTGAAATCGCAGCTGCTCGAAAAAAAGTAGTCGACTATTATCGGGATCATTTGGACTTCTCAAAAATTCAGTCGATGAAGATAAGGAAGGACACACAGTGGAATTATAGCTACTTCCCAATCATATTTAAAACCGAAAAGGATTTGTTACAAGTGCAGTCCCGTTTGAATGAAGCAAAAATTTTCCCTAGGCGTTATTTTTATCCATCGCTCAATACTATACCTTATGTAAATGGTAGCAGTATGCCTATATCGGAACGAATAGCGTCGCGTGTATTATGTTTGCCTTTATATTTTGGTTTGGAAGAAATTGATCTGAAAAAAATATGTAATTTGATAAATTTGAATGATGAATAA